A single Methanolobus sp. ZRKC5 DNA region contains:
- a CDS encoding nicotinate-nucleotide pyrophosphorylase encodes MVDFFDIYLSEDCPYGDETTELLEIEGDGRIRIKSREHGVAACMDDLAVFYKKNGLEVVNMVENGAEFNPNDVIFEAQGDLPTLFKLWRISQTFLSMVCSIASKTRFAVELARKSNPDIMIATSRKTHPGFRKYELKAVKTGGGDHHRNSLSDSILITQNHLDVMDKQVKLKSMRKIEIEPRTTEEAYESAPVADMLLLDHYEPQDLESLVPKLRALNPNLEIAVGGINIGMIPEYAKYVDVIVTTAPYYSKPLDLTSKIRRT; translated from the coding sequence TCTTTCAGAGGATTGTCCTTACGGCGATGAGACCACAGAGCTTCTTGAAATAGAAGGTGATGGAAGAATTCGTATAAAGTCAAGAGAGCACGGGGTTGCTGCATGTATGGATGACCTCGCGGTTTTTTACAAAAAGAACGGTCTTGAAGTCGTAAACATGGTTGAAAATGGTGCGGAGTTCAACCCTAACGATGTTATATTTGAGGCTCAGGGTGACCTTCCTACACTTTTCAAACTCTGGCGGATATCGCAGACCTTCCTTTCAATGGTATGCTCCATTGCATCAAAGACTCGCTTTGCTGTCGAGCTTGCAAGAAAATCAAATCCTGATATAATGATAGCCACAAGTCGCAAGACTCATCCGGGCTTTCGTAAATATGAGCTCAAGGCTGTAAAAACAGGTGGTGGAGATCACCATCGTAATTCCCTTAGTGATTCTATTCTCATAACGCAGAACCATCTGGATGTCATGGATAAACAGGTAAAGCTCAAGTCAATGCGCAAGATAGAGATAGAACCACGGACCACAGAAGAGGCTTACGAGTCTGCTCCGGTGGCTGACATGCTTCTGTTGGATCACTACGAGCCACAGGATCTTGAGTCACTTGTGCCAAAACTGCGCGCACTCAATCCCAATCTGGAGATTGCAGTTGGTGGAATAAATATCGGCATGATCCCTGAATATGCAAAATATGTGGATGTCATTGTAACCACAGCACCTTACTATTCAAAGCCTCTTGATTTGACTTCTAAAATAAGACGTACATGA